One window of the Salvia miltiorrhiza cultivar Shanhuang (shh) chromosome 6, IMPLAD_Smil_shh, whole genome shotgun sequence genome contains the following:
- the LOC130988528 gene encoding ATP-dependent 6-phosphofructokinase 1-like isoform X2 encodes MGSMSTGVGAAIAPAATAALMLRPGSAEADGGDHSLKKKLSCPNSGNGFSKLLPSMGLEINNSKPKILTGEFGYTLEDVPHLSDYIPHLPTYPNPLQDNPAYAAVRQFFVDYDDTVAEKIVVHKDTVRGVHFRRAGPRQRVYFECDDVQACIVTCGGLCPGLNTVIREIVCGLNHMYGVKSVLGIDGGYRGFYSKNTISLTPKSVNDIHKRGGTVLGTSRGGYDTKKIVDSIQDRGINQVYIIGGDGTQKGAAVIFEEIRKRGLKVAVAGIPKTIDNDIPVIDRSFGFDSAVEEAERAITAAHVEATSFENGIGLVKLMGRYSGFIAMYATLASRDVDCCLIPESPFILEGPGGLFEYIERRLKEDGHMVIVIAEGAGQELLSRSSTAQQDASGNKLLHDVGLWISQRIKDHFSKQRKMNINLKYIDPTYMIRAIPSNASDNVYCTLLAQSAVHGAMAGYTGFTVGPVNGRHAYIPFDRINEKQNKVVITDRMWARLLSSTNQPSFLSSNQTALPDQST; translated from the exons ATGGGATCGATGTCTACTGGTGTTGGCGCTGCCATCGCGCCCGCAGCCACGGCGGCGTTGATGCTGCGGCCCGGCAGCGCGGAGGCGGACGGCGGCGATCACAGCTTGAAGAAGAAACTCTCTTGTCCGAATTCGGGAAACGGCTTCTCGAAGCTTCTTCCGTCGATGGGATTGGAGATCAATAACAGCAAGCCCAAAATACTCACCGGTGAATTTGGTTACACTCTCGAGGATGTCCCTCACCTCTCTGACTACATCCCTCATCTTCCC ACTTATCCTAATCCGTTGCAAGACAACCCGGCATATGCCGCGGTTAGGCAGTTTTTTGTCGACTACGATGACACCGTTGCAGAAAAG ATTGTGGTTCACAAGGATACTGTAAGAGGGGTTCATTTTAGACGTGCAGGTCCTCGCCAAAGA GTGTATTTCGAATGTGACGATGTGCAGGCGTGCATAGTGACTTGCGGGGGGCTGTGCCCCGGTCTCAACACAGTTATCAGGGAAATAGTATGCGGTTTGAATCATATGTATGGTGTAAAGAGTGTTCTTGGAATAGAT GGTGGATACCGCGGTTTTTACTCTAAAAACACCATATCTCTCACGCCAAAATCTGTCAACGACATTCACAAACGCGGGGGAACTGTGCTAGGGACATCTAGAGGCGGTTATGATACTAAAAAGATTGTTGACAGCATCCAAGACCGCGGAATCAACCAG GTCTACATTATCGGTGGAGATGGAACTCAGAAAGGAGCAGCAGTCATTTTTGAG GAGATCAGAAAGAGAGGCCTCAAAGTGGCAGTAGCTGGCATTCCCAAAACTATAGACAATGACATTCCG GTAATCGACAGATCCTTTGGCTTCGACTCCGCTGTGGAGGAAGCTGAGCGCGCCATCACTGCAGCGCACGTTGAGGCCACAAGTTTTGAGAACGGCATCGGGCTGGTGAAGCTGATGGGGAGATATAGTG GATTCATCGCAATGTATGCTACGCTTGCTAGTCGGGACGTGGACTGCTGCCTGATCCCGGAGTCGCCTTTCATTCTAGAAGGGCCGGGAGGGCTGTTTGAGTATATAGAGAGGCGACTGAAAGAGGACGGCCACATGGTTATTGTGATCGCGGAGGGGGCAGGGCAGGAGCTGCTCTCGCGATCTTCGACAGCACAACAAGATGCCTCTGGGAACAAGCTCCTACACGACGTCGGGCTGTGGATATCACAGAGGATTAAGGATCACTTCTCTAAGCAAAGAAAGATGAACATCAATCTCAAGTATATAG ATCCGACGTACATGATTCGCGCCATCCCCAGCAACGCATCGGACAACGTGTACTGCACGCTGCTGGCGCAGAGTGCGGTTCATGGAGCCATGGCGGGATACACAGGGTTCACAGTAGGGCCGGTGAATGGGAGGCATGCTTATATACCCTTTGAT AGGATCAACGAGAAACAGAACAAGGTGGTGATCACGGACAGAATGTGGGCGCGGCTGCTCTCGTCCACGAATCAGCCCAGTTTCTTGAGCTCCAACCAAACTGCATTGCCAGATCAGTCCACGTGA
- the LOC130988528 gene encoding ATP-dependent 6-phosphofructokinase 1-like isoform X4, which yields MLRPGSAEADGGDHSLKKKLSCPNSGNGFSKLLPSMGLEINNSKPKILTGEFGYTLEDVPHLSDYIPHLPTYPNPLQDNPAYAAVRQFFVDYDDTVAEKIVVHKDTVRGVHFRRAGPRQRVYFECDDVQACIVTCGGLCPGLNTVIREIVCGLNHMYGVKSVLGIDGGYRGFYSKNTISLTPKSVNDIHKRGGTVLGTSRGGYDTKKIVDSIQDRGINQVYIIGGDGTQKGAAVIFEEIRKRGLKVAVAGIPKTIDNDIPVIDRSFGFDSAVEEAERAITAAHVEATSFENGIGLVKLMGRYSGFIAMYATLASRDVDCCLIPESPFILEGPGGLFEYIERRLKEDGHMVIVIAEGAGQELLSRSSTAQQDASGNKLLHDVGLWISQRIKDHFSKQRKMNINLKYIDPTYMIRAIPSNASDNVYCTLLAQSAVHGAMAGYTGFTVGPVNGRHAYIPFDRINEKQNKVVITDRMWARLLSSTNQPSFLSSNQTALPDQST from the exons ATGCTGCGGCCCGGCAGCGCGGAGGCGGACGGCGGCGATCACAGCTTGAAGAAGAAACTCTCTTGTCCGAATTCGGGAAACGGCTTCTCGAAGCTTCTTCCGTCGATGGGATTGGAGATCAATAACAGCAAGCCCAAAATACTCACCGGTGAATTTGGTTACACTCTCGAGGATGTCCCTCACCTCTCTGACTACATCCCTCATCTTCCC ACTTATCCTAATCCGTTGCAAGACAACCCGGCATATGCCGCGGTTAGGCAGTTTTTTGTCGACTACGATGACACCGTTGCAGAAAAG ATTGTGGTTCACAAGGATACTGTAAGAGGGGTTCATTTTAGACGTGCAGGTCCTCGCCAAAGA GTGTATTTCGAATGTGACGATGTGCAGGCGTGCATAGTGACTTGCGGGGGGCTGTGCCCCGGTCTCAACACAGTTATCAGGGAAATAGTATGCGGTTTGAATCATATGTATGGTGTAAAGAGTGTTCTTGGAATAGAT GGTGGATACCGCGGTTTTTACTCTAAAAACACCATATCTCTCACGCCAAAATCTGTCAACGACATTCACAAACGCGGGGGAACTGTGCTAGGGACATCTAGAGGCGGTTATGATACTAAAAAGATTGTTGACAGCATCCAAGACCGCGGAATCAACCAG GTCTACATTATCGGTGGAGATGGAACTCAGAAAGGAGCAGCAGTCATTTTTGAG GAGATCAGAAAGAGAGGCCTCAAAGTGGCAGTAGCTGGCATTCCCAAAACTATAGACAATGACATTCCG GTAATCGACAGATCCTTTGGCTTCGACTCCGCTGTGGAGGAAGCTGAGCGCGCCATCACTGCAGCGCACGTTGAGGCCACAAGTTTTGAGAACGGCATCGGGCTGGTGAAGCTGATGGGGAGATATAGTG GATTCATCGCAATGTATGCTACGCTTGCTAGTCGGGACGTGGACTGCTGCCTGATCCCGGAGTCGCCTTTCATTCTAGAAGGGCCGGGAGGGCTGTTTGAGTATATAGAGAGGCGACTGAAAGAGGACGGCCACATGGTTATTGTGATCGCGGAGGGGGCAGGGCAGGAGCTGCTCTCGCGATCTTCGACAGCACAACAAGATGCCTCTGGGAACAAGCTCCTACACGACGTCGGGCTGTGGATATCACAGAGGATTAAGGATCACTTCTCTAAGCAAAGAAAGATGAACATCAATCTCAAGTATATAG ATCCGACGTACATGATTCGCGCCATCCCCAGCAACGCATCGGACAACGTGTACTGCACGCTGCTGGCGCAGAGTGCGGTTCATGGAGCCATGGCGGGATACACAGGGTTCACAGTAGGGCCGGTGAATGGGAGGCATGCTTATATACCCTTTGAT AGGATCAACGAGAAACAGAACAAGGTGGTGATCACGGACAGAATGTGGGCGCGGCTGCTCTCGTCCACGAATCAGCCCAGTTTCTTGAGCTCCAACCAAACTGCATTGCCAGATCAGTCCACGTGA
- the LOC130988528 gene encoding ATP-dependent 6-phosphofructokinase 1-like isoform X1, whose amino-acid sequence MGSMSTGVGAAIAPAATAALMLRPGSAEADGGDHSLKKKLSCPNSGNGFSKLLPSMGLEINNSKPKILTGEFGYTLEDVPHLSDYIPHLPTYPNPLQDNPAYAAVRQFFVDYDDTVAEKIVVHKDTVRGVHFRRAGPRQRVYFECDDVQACIVTCGGLCPGLNTVIREIVCGLNHMYGVKSVLGIDGGYRGFYSKNTISLTPKSVNDIHKRGGTVLGTSRGGYDTKKIVDSIQDRGINQVYIIGGDGTQKGAAVIFEEIRKRGLKVAVAGIPKTIDNDIPVIDRSFGFDSAVEEAERAITAAHVEATSFENGIGLVKLMGRYSGFIAMYATLASRDVDCCLIPESPFILEGPGGLFEYIERRLKEDGHMVIVIAEGAGQELLSRSSTAQQDASGNKLLHDVGLWISQRIKDHFSKQRKMNINLKYIVVINDFVGADPTYMIRAIPSNASDNVYCTLLAQSAVHGAMAGYTGFTVGPVNGRHAYIPFDRINEKQNKVVITDRMWARLLSSTNQPSFLSSNQTALPDQST is encoded by the exons ATGGGATCGATGTCTACTGGTGTTGGCGCTGCCATCGCGCCCGCAGCCACGGCGGCGTTGATGCTGCGGCCCGGCAGCGCGGAGGCGGACGGCGGCGATCACAGCTTGAAGAAGAAACTCTCTTGTCCGAATTCGGGAAACGGCTTCTCGAAGCTTCTTCCGTCGATGGGATTGGAGATCAATAACAGCAAGCCCAAAATACTCACCGGTGAATTTGGTTACACTCTCGAGGATGTCCCTCACCTCTCTGACTACATCCCTCATCTTCCC ACTTATCCTAATCCGTTGCAAGACAACCCGGCATATGCCGCGGTTAGGCAGTTTTTTGTCGACTACGATGACACCGTTGCAGAAAAG ATTGTGGTTCACAAGGATACTGTAAGAGGGGTTCATTTTAGACGTGCAGGTCCTCGCCAAAGA GTGTATTTCGAATGTGACGATGTGCAGGCGTGCATAGTGACTTGCGGGGGGCTGTGCCCCGGTCTCAACACAGTTATCAGGGAAATAGTATGCGGTTTGAATCATATGTATGGTGTAAAGAGTGTTCTTGGAATAGAT GGTGGATACCGCGGTTTTTACTCTAAAAACACCATATCTCTCACGCCAAAATCTGTCAACGACATTCACAAACGCGGGGGAACTGTGCTAGGGACATCTAGAGGCGGTTATGATACTAAAAAGATTGTTGACAGCATCCAAGACCGCGGAATCAACCAG GTCTACATTATCGGTGGAGATGGAACTCAGAAAGGAGCAGCAGTCATTTTTGAG GAGATCAGAAAGAGAGGCCTCAAAGTGGCAGTAGCTGGCATTCCCAAAACTATAGACAATGACATTCCG GTAATCGACAGATCCTTTGGCTTCGACTCCGCTGTGGAGGAAGCTGAGCGCGCCATCACTGCAGCGCACGTTGAGGCCACAAGTTTTGAGAACGGCATCGGGCTGGTGAAGCTGATGGGGAGATATAGTG GATTCATCGCAATGTATGCTACGCTTGCTAGTCGGGACGTGGACTGCTGCCTGATCCCGGAGTCGCCTTTCATTCTAGAAGGGCCGGGAGGGCTGTTTGAGTATATAGAGAGGCGACTGAAAGAGGACGGCCACATGGTTATTGTGATCGCGGAGGGGGCAGGGCAGGAGCTGCTCTCGCGATCTTCGACAGCACAACAAGATGCCTCTGGGAACAAGCTCCTACACGACGTCGGGCTGTGGATATCACAGAGGATTAAGGATCACTTCTCTAAGCAAAGAAAGATGAACATCAATCTCAAGTATATAG TTGTGATTAATGATTTTGTGGGTGCAGATCCGACGTACATGATTCGCGCCATCCCCAGCAACGCATCGGACAACGTGTACTGCACGCTGCTGGCGCAGAGTGCGGTTCATGGAGCCATGGCGGGATACACAGGGTTCACAGTAGGGCCGGTGAATGGGAGGCATGCTTATATACCCTTTGAT AGGATCAACGAGAAACAGAACAAGGTGGTGATCACGGACAGAATGTGGGCGCGGCTGCTCTCGTCCACGAATCAGCCCAGTTTCTTGAGCTCCAACCAAACTGCATTGCCAGATCAGTCCACGTGA
- the LOC130988528 gene encoding ATP-dependent 6-phosphofructokinase 1-like isoform X3 yields MLRPGSAEADGGDHSLKKKLSCPNSGNGFSKLLPSMGLEINNSKPKILTGEFGYTLEDVPHLSDYIPHLPTYPNPLQDNPAYAAVRQFFVDYDDTVAEKIVVHKDTVRGVHFRRAGPRQRVYFECDDVQACIVTCGGLCPGLNTVIREIVCGLNHMYGVKSVLGIDGGYRGFYSKNTISLTPKSVNDIHKRGGTVLGTSRGGYDTKKIVDSIQDRGINQVYIIGGDGTQKGAAVIFEEIRKRGLKVAVAGIPKTIDNDIPVIDRSFGFDSAVEEAERAITAAHVEATSFENGIGLVKLMGRYSGFIAMYATLASRDVDCCLIPESPFILEGPGGLFEYIERRLKEDGHMVIVIAEGAGQELLSRSSTAQQDASGNKLLHDVGLWISQRIKDHFSKQRKMNINLKYIVVINDFVGADPTYMIRAIPSNASDNVYCTLLAQSAVHGAMAGYTGFTVGPVNGRHAYIPFDRINEKQNKVVITDRMWARLLSSTNQPSFLSSNQTALPDQST; encoded by the exons ATGCTGCGGCCCGGCAGCGCGGAGGCGGACGGCGGCGATCACAGCTTGAAGAAGAAACTCTCTTGTCCGAATTCGGGAAACGGCTTCTCGAAGCTTCTTCCGTCGATGGGATTGGAGATCAATAACAGCAAGCCCAAAATACTCACCGGTGAATTTGGTTACACTCTCGAGGATGTCCCTCACCTCTCTGACTACATCCCTCATCTTCCC ACTTATCCTAATCCGTTGCAAGACAACCCGGCATATGCCGCGGTTAGGCAGTTTTTTGTCGACTACGATGACACCGTTGCAGAAAAG ATTGTGGTTCACAAGGATACTGTAAGAGGGGTTCATTTTAGACGTGCAGGTCCTCGCCAAAGA GTGTATTTCGAATGTGACGATGTGCAGGCGTGCATAGTGACTTGCGGGGGGCTGTGCCCCGGTCTCAACACAGTTATCAGGGAAATAGTATGCGGTTTGAATCATATGTATGGTGTAAAGAGTGTTCTTGGAATAGAT GGTGGATACCGCGGTTTTTACTCTAAAAACACCATATCTCTCACGCCAAAATCTGTCAACGACATTCACAAACGCGGGGGAACTGTGCTAGGGACATCTAGAGGCGGTTATGATACTAAAAAGATTGTTGACAGCATCCAAGACCGCGGAATCAACCAG GTCTACATTATCGGTGGAGATGGAACTCAGAAAGGAGCAGCAGTCATTTTTGAG GAGATCAGAAAGAGAGGCCTCAAAGTGGCAGTAGCTGGCATTCCCAAAACTATAGACAATGACATTCCG GTAATCGACAGATCCTTTGGCTTCGACTCCGCTGTGGAGGAAGCTGAGCGCGCCATCACTGCAGCGCACGTTGAGGCCACAAGTTTTGAGAACGGCATCGGGCTGGTGAAGCTGATGGGGAGATATAGTG GATTCATCGCAATGTATGCTACGCTTGCTAGTCGGGACGTGGACTGCTGCCTGATCCCGGAGTCGCCTTTCATTCTAGAAGGGCCGGGAGGGCTGTTTGAGTATATAGAGAGGCGACTGAAAGAGGACGGCCACATGGTTATTGTGATCGCGGAGGGGGCAGGGCAGGAGCTGCTCTCGCGATCTTCGACAGCACAACAAGATGCCTCTGGGAACAAGCTCCTACACGACGTCGGGCTGTGGATATCACAGAGGATTAAGGATCACTTCTCTAAGCAAAGAAAGATGAACATCAATCTCAAGTATATAG TTGTGATTAATGATTTTGTGGGTGCAGATCCGACGTACATGATTCGCGCCATCCCCAGCAACGCATCGGACAACGTGTACTGCACGCTGCTGGCGCAGAGTGCGGTTCATGGAGCCATGGCGGGATACACAGGGTTCACAGTAGGGCCGGTGAATGGGAGGCATGCTTATATACCCTTTGAT AGGATCAACGAGAAACAGAACAAGGTGGTGATCACGGACAGAATGTGGGCGCGGCTGCTCTCGTCCACGAATCAGCCCAGTTTCTTGAGCTCCAACCAAACTGCATTGCCAGATCAGTCCACGTGA
- the LOC130988529 gene encoding uncharacterized protein LOC130988529: MEEIRTALMMRQVKKLHDMAVVSDRLCPMINKKLEKMKFQSRNMNTIPALGDKFEVDDEGEKYVVNIPQRTCTCRVWELTGIPCTHGLAAIKYLNDDASNFVHEYYTISKYLQAYKYALEPLNGPLHWPQCEGSVIKPPTVKNMPGRPKKNRIRDPHEVDPKNPNRLKRKGLVMTCGNCGERGHNTRGCKKEKVEKPTKEKGAKGRPKKNEATTKDKGKMPVISKAEQKQIAMEKAIAMRGAGLYISEGSGNQYFRTPDQRGVTHTTHGGESGGRGRGRPRGGARGRARGGARGSARGGAAGSVASNLPSGSTLLECSATQESINK; this comes from the exons ATGGAAGAGATCAGGACAGCCCTTATGATGAGGCAAGTGAAAAAATTACATGATATGGCAGTGGTTTCTGATAGGCTTTGTCCTATGATCAACAAAAAACTTGAGAAAATGAAGTTTCAGTCTAGGAACATGAACACTATACCTGCACTTGGGGATAAGTTTGAGGTAGATGACGAGGGTGAGAAATATGTTGTCAATATTCCACAGAGGACATGTACATGCAGAGTCTGGGAGCTTACTGGTATACCTTGCACACATGGTCTTGCTGCCATCAAGTACTTGAATGATGATGCATCTAACTTTGTGCATGAGTATTACACAATTTCCAAGTATTTGCAGGCTTATAAATATGCATTGGAGCCACTGAATGGTCCATTGCATTGGCCACAGTGTGAGGGTAGTGTGATTAAGCCTCCAACAGTGAAGAACATGCCTGGGCGGCCTAAGAAGAATAGGATTAGGGATCCCCATGAGGTTGATCCCAAAAATCCTAATAGGCTGAAAAGAAAAGGGCTAGTAATGACTTGTGGTAACTGTGGTGAGCGTGGTCATAACACAAGGGGCTGTAAGAAGGAGAAGGTCGAGAAGCCAACAAAAGAAAAGGGAGCAAAGGGGAGGCCTAAGAAGAATGAGGCTACAACAAAGGACAAGGGGAAGATGCCTGTGATATCCAAGGCAGAGCAAAAGCAGATTGCCATGGAGAAGGCAATTGCAATGAGGGGTGCTGGACTCTACATCAGTGAGGGCAGTGGCAACCAATACTTTAGG ACACCTGATCAAAGGGGTGTCACCCATACCACCCACGGAGGAGAATCAGGTggcagaggaagaggaagacCAAGGGGTGGTGCAAGAGGAAGAGCTCGGGGTGGTGCAAGAGGAAGCGCTCGAGGTGGTGCAGCCGGCAGTGTTGCAAGCAATCTGCCGTCAGGAAGCACATTGTTGGAATGCTCAGCTACACAAGAGAGCATTAACAAGTGA